The following proteins come from a genomic window of Canis lupus familiaris isolate Mischka breed German Shepherd chromosome 31, alternate assembly UU_Cfam_GSD_1.0, whole genome shotgun sequence:
- the RRP1B gene encoding ribosomal RNA processing protein 1 homolog B isoform X5: MNREWKGIDRLRLGKYYMLIRLVLRQSFEVLKRHGWEESTRTDVTVFFGGRGKSWHAAVNRTACVVFFSRIKLFLDVLMKEILHPESQSPNGVKFHFIDIYLDELSKVGGKELLADQNLQFIDPFCKIAAKTKDQTLVQTIARGVLEVIVDQSPFGPEETLEEQKAQGEENEFSEDEMPENEVAWRKPVSKKKPALGKQHCREDGVHGDGERGGGRLEDAGPLLQFDYKAVADRLLEITNRKNIPPFNRKRLSKLIKKFQDLSEAGSISQLSFAEDISADEEEQTLNRGRHKKKGNKLLEKTELEKERGNKFFLTEEEEGEASVQKRKRKKKKKNHLQPEHLGSSAEAMPPEQNGGGEPEAGASRAPRTPAAEPRPAATPGPQEQGGAGPPTAHSRKKRPKKKSSRVQAGSTESTALPPLEDAAPGGPCSARAQDLAPRATPAGGAPVPKRKRKLGALPVNGSGPPALAWPPPPGGRLKRKKAEHGSPDVHSPSSQKTAILKKRKKVKETSDLAARGAVLESEATLRQALGDGGALSPSKKQQLRTENDFVRFDTAFLPKPLFFRKAKSSATATSAHPALQRDKMPSSSKKVTFGLNRNMTAEFKKTDKSILVSPTGPSRVAFNPEQRPLHGVLKTPTSSPTSTPLGTKKLLTTTPKRRPTAMDFF; this comes from the exons ATGAATCGAGAGTGGAAGGGGATAGACCGGCTGCGCCTGGGCAAATATTATATG CTGATCCGCCTGGTCCTGAGGCAGTCCTTTGAAGTTCTCAAGCGACATGGCTGGGAAGAAAG CACAAGAACAGACGTGACTGTTTTCtttgggggaagagggaagagctgGCATGCTGCAGTTAATAGGACCGCGTGTGTTGTTTTCTTCAGCCGAATCAAGCTCTTCCTGGATGTCTTGATGAAAGAAATCCTGCATCCTGAGAGCCAGTCTCCTAATGGAGTGAAGTTCCACTTCATTGATATTTATCTGGATGAACTATCCAAAGTGGGAGGGAAAGAG CTTTTGGCAGATCAGAATCTCCAATTTATTGATCCATTCTGCAAAATTGCTGCCAAAACTAAGGA CCAGACATTGGTACAGACTATAGCTAGGGGTGTGCTGGAAGTCATCGTAGACCAGTCTCCTTTCGGACCGGAAGAGACCCTCGAGGAACAGAAAGCCCAAGGGGAGGAGAACGAGTTCTCCGAAGATGAGATGCCTGAAAACGAGGTGGCATGGAGAAAACCAGTCAGTAAAAAGAAGCCTG CACTGGGCAAGCAGCACTGCAGAGAGGACGGGGTCCACGGCGACGGGGAGAGAGGCGGTGGGCGCCTGGAGGACGCTGGGCCCCTGCTCCAG TTCGACTACAAGGCTGTTGCGGACCGGCTCCTGGAGATCACCAACAGGAAAAACATCCCACCCTTCAACAGGAAGCGtctctccaaactcatcaaaaa GTTCCAGGATCTTTCTGAAG CAGGCAGTATATCTCAGCTCAGTTTTGCCGAGGACATTTCTGCTGATGAAGAGGAGCAAACCCTCAACCGAGGAAGacacaagaaaaaaggaaataaacttttaGAGAAAACCGagctggaaaaagagagag GAAACAAGTTCTTTCTTactgaggaagaggagggtgaAGCCAGTgttcagaagaggaaaaggaagaagaagaagaagaaccaccTCCAGCCTGAACATTTAGGGTCGAGCGCTGAAGCCATGCCCCCAGAACAGAATGGAGGTGGCGAGCCAGAGGCCGGTGCGAGCAGAGCCCCGAGGACGCCAGCAGCAGAGCCCAGGCCGGCAgccaccccaggcccccaggaacAGGGCGGCGCGGGGCCCCCCACAGCCCACAGCAGGAAGAAACGGCCCAAGAAGAAGAGCTCCAGGGTCCAGGCCGGGAGCACGGAGTCCACAGCACTGCCGCCCCTGGAGGACGCGGCTCCTGGCGGCCCCTGCAGCGCCCGTGCTCAGGACCTGGCTCCGCGAGCCACCCCCGCCGGCGGGGCCCCGGTCCCGAAGAGGAAGCGGAAACTCGGAGCCCTCCCGGTCAACGGCAGCGGTCCCCCCGCACTGGCCTGGCCCCCGCCTCCGGGCGGGAGGCTGAAGAGAAAGAAGGCGGAGCACGGCAGCCCCGACGTGCACAGCCCGTCCAGTCAGAAAACTGCCATcttgaaaaagaggaagaaggtgaaGGAGACGTCTGACTTGGCAGCACGTGGCGCGGTGTTGGAGTCCGAGGCCACGCTCAGGCAGGCTCTG GGAGACGGGGGCGCCTTAAGCCCCTCGAAGAAGCAGCAGCTGAGGACGGAGAACGACTTTGTGAGGTTCGACACTGCCTTCTTACCAAAGCCGCTGTTCTTCAGAAAAGCCAAGAGCAGCGCCACTGCCACTTCTGCACACCCTGCCCTGCAG CGAGACAAGATGCCGTCCAGCTCCAAGAAGGTCACTTTCGGGCTGAACAGAAACATGACCGCGG AATTCAAGAAGACAGACAAGAGTATCCTGGTCAGTCCCACGGGCCCCTCCCGAGTGGCCTTCAACCCTGAGCAGAGGCCCCTCCACGGAGTGCTAAAGACGCCCACGAGCTCACCCACCAGCACCCCCCTGGGGACCAAGAAGCTGCTGACCACCACGCCAAAGAGAAGGCCAACCGCTATGGACTTCTTCTAG
- the RRP1B gene encoding ribosomal RNA processing protein 1 homolog B isoform X2, producing MAPAMQPAELQFAQRLASHEKGIRDRAVKKLRQYISVKTQRETGGFSQEELLKIWKGLFYCMWVQDEPLLQEELANTISQLVHVVNNSEAQHLFIQTFWQTMNREWKGIDRLRLGKYYMLIRLVLRQSFEVLKRHGWEESTRTDVTVFFGGRGKSWHAAVNRTACVVFFSRIKLFLDVLMKEILHPESQSPNGVKFHFIDIYLDELSKVGGKELLADQNLQFIDPFCKIAAKTKDQTLVQTIARGVLEVIVDQSPFGPEETLEEQKAQGEENEFSEDEMPENEVAWRKPVSKKKPALGKQHCREDGVHGDGERGGGRLEDAGPLLQFDYKAVADRLLEITNRKNIPPFNRKRLSKLIKKFQDLSEGSISQLSFAEDISADEEEQTLNRGRHKKKGNKLLEKTELEKERGNKFFLTEEEEGEASVQKRKRKKKKKNHLQPEHLGSSAEAMPPEQNGGGEPEAGASRAPRTPAAEPRPAATPGPQEQGGAGPPTAHSRKKRPKKKSSRVQAGSTESTALPPLEDAAPGGPCSARAQDLAPRATPAGGAPVPKRKRKLGALPVNGSGPPALAWPPPPGGRLKRKKAEHGSPDVHSPSSQKTAILKKRKKVKETSDLAARGAVLESEATLRQALGDGGALSPSKKQQLRTENDFVRFDTAFLPKPLFFRKAKSSATATSAHPALQRDKMPSSSKKVTFGLNRNMTAEFKKTDKSILVSPTGPSRVAFNPEQRPLHGVLKTPTSSPTSTPLGTKKLLTTTPKRRPTAMDFF from the exons GAGGTTTCAGTCAAGAAGAACTTCTAAAAATATGGAAAGGGCTCTTCTACTGCATGTGGGTGCAGGACGAACCCCTCCTACAG GAGGAGCTAGCGAACACTATTTCCCAACTCGTCCACGTTGTTAACAACTCAGAGGCCC AACACCTGTTCATTCAAACCTTTTGGCAAACAATGAATCGAGAGTGGAAGGGGATAGACCGGCTGCGCCTGGGCAAATATTATATG CTGATCCGCCTGGTCCTGAGGCAGTCCTTTGAAGTTCTCAAGCGACATGGCTGGGAAGAAAG CACAAGAACAGACGTGACTGTTTTCtttgggggaagagggaagagctgGCATGCTGCAGTTAATAGGACCGCGTGTGTTGTTTTCTTCAGCCGAATCAAGCTCTTCCTGGATGTCTTGATGAAAGAAATCCTGCATCCTGAGAGCCAGTCTCCTAATGGAGTGAAGTTCCACTTCATTGATATTTATCTGGATGAACTATCCAAAGTGGGAGGGAAAGAG CTTTTGGCAGATCAGAATCTCCAATTTATTGATCCATTCTGCAAAATTGCTGCCAAAACTAAGGA CCAGACATTGGTACAGACTATAGCTAGGGGTGTGCTGGAAGTCATCGTAGACCAGTCTCCTTTCGGACCGGAAGAGACCCTCGAGGAACAGAAAGCCCAAGGGGAGGAGAACGAGTTCTCCGAAGATGAGATGCCTGAAAACGAGGTGGCATGGAGAAAACCAGTCAGTAAAAAGAAGCCTG CACTGGGCAAGCAGCACTGCAGAGAGGACGGGGTCCACGGCGACGGGGAGAGAGGCGGTGGGCGCCTGGAGGACGCTGGGCCCCTGCTCCAG TTCGACTACAAGGCTGTTGCGGACCGGCTCCTGGAGATCACCAACAGGAAAAACATCCCACCCTTCAACAGGAAGCGtctctccaaactcatcaaaaa GTTCCAGGATCTTTCTGAAG GCAGTATATCTCAGCTCAGTTTTGCCGAGGACATTTCTGCTGATGAAGAGGAGCAAACCCTCAACCGAGGAAGacacaagaaaaaaggaaataaacttttaGAGAAAACCGagctggaaaaagagagag GAAACAAGTTCTTTCTTactgaggaagaggagggtgaAGCCAGTgttcagaagaggaaaaggaagaagaagaagaagaaccaccTCCAGCCTGAACATTTAGGGTCGAGCGCTGAAGCCATGCCCCCAGAACAGAATGGAGGTGGCGAGCCAGAGGCCGGTGCGAGCAGAGCCCCGAGGACGCCAGCAGCAGAGCCCAGGCCGGCAgccaccccaggcccccaggaacAGGGCGGCGCGGGGCCCCCCACAGCCCACAGCAGGAAGAAACGGCCCAAGAAGAAGAGCTCCAGGGTCCAGGCCGGGAGCACGGAGTCCACAGCACTGCCGCCCCTGGAGGACGCGGCTCCTGGCGGCCCCTGCAGCGCCCGTGCTCAGGACCTGGCTCCGCGAGCCACCCCCGCCGGCGGGGCCCCGGTCCCGAAGAGGAAGCGGAAACTCGGAGCCCTCCCGGTCAACGGCAGCGGTCCCCCCGCACTGGCCTGGCCCCCGCCTCCGGGCGGGAGGCTGAAGAGAAAGAAGGCGGAGCACGGCAGCCCCGACGTGCACAGCCCGTCCAGTCAGAAAACTGCCATcttgaaaaagaggaagaaggtgaaGGAGACGTCTGACTTGGCAGCACGTGGCGCGGTGTTGGAGTCCGAGGCCACGCTCAGGCAGGCTCTG GGAGACGGGGGCGCCTTAAGCCCCTCGAAGAAGCAGCAGCTGAGGACGGAGAACGACTTTGTGAGGTTCGACACTGCCTTCTTACCAAAGCCGCTGTTCTTCAGAAAAGCCAAGAGCAGCGCCACTGCCACTTCTGCACACCCTGCCCTGCAG CGAGACAAGATGCCGTCCAGCTCCAAGAAGGTCACTTTCGGGCTGAACAGAAACATGACCGCGG AATTCAAGAAGACAGACAAGAGTATCCTGGTCAGTCCCACGGGCCCCTCCCGAGTGGCCTTCAACCCTGAGCAGAGGCCCCTCCACGGAGTGCTAAAGACGCCCACGAGCTCACCCACCAGCACCCCCCTGGGGACCAAGAAGCTGCTGACCACCACGCCAAAGAGAAGGCCAACCGCTATGGACTTCTTCTAG
- the RRP1B gene encoding ribosomal RNA processing protein 1 homolog B isoform X3, producing the protein MAPAMQPAELQFAQRLASHEKGIRDRAVKKLRQYISVKTQRETGGFSQEELLKIWKGLFYCMWVQDEPLLQEELANTISQLVHVVNNSEAQHLFIQTFWQTMNREWKGIDRLRLGKYYMLIRLVLRQSFEVLKRHGWEESRIKLFLDVLMKEILHPESQSPNGVKFHFIDIYLDELSKVGGKELLADQNLQFIDPFCKIAAKTKDQTLVQTIARGVLEVIVDQSPFGPEETLEEQKAQGEENEFSEDEMPENEVAWRKPVSKKKPALGKQHCREDGVHGDGERGGGRLEDAGPLLQFDYKAVADRLLEITNRKNIPPFNRKRLSKLIKKFQDLSEAGSISQLSFAEDISADEEEQTLNRGRHKKKGNKLLEKTELEKERGNKFFLTEEEEGEASVQKRKRKKKKKNHLQPEHLGSSAEAMPPEQNGGGEPEAGASRAPRTPAAEPRPAATPGPQEQGGAGPPTAHSRKKRPKKKSSRVQAGSTESTALPPLEDAAPGGPCSARAQDLAPRATPAGGAPVPKRKRKLGALPVNGSGPPALAWPPPPGGRLKRKKAEHGSPDVHSPSSQKTAILKKRKKVKETSDLAARGAVLESEATLRQALGDGGALSPSKKQQLRTENDFVRFDTAFLPKPLFFRKAKSSATATSAHPALQRDKMPSSSKKVTFGLNRNMTAEFKKTDKSILVSPTGPSRVAFNPEQRPLHGVLKTPTSSPTSTPLGTKKLLTTTPKRRPTAMDFF; encoded by the exons GAGGTTTCAGTCAAGAAGAACTTCTAAAAATATGGAAAGGGCTCTTCTACTGCATGTGGGTGCAGGACGAACCCCTCCTACAG GAGGAGCTAGCGAACACTATTTCCCAACTCGTCCACGTTGTTAACAACTCAGAGGCCC AACACCTGTTCATTCAAACCTTTTGGCAAACAATGAATCGAGAGTGGAAGGGGATAGACCGGCTGCGCCTGGGCAAATATTATATG CTGATCCGCCTGGTCCTGAGGCAGTCCTTTGAAGTTCTCAAGCGACATGGCTGGGAAGAAAG CCGAATCAAGCTCTTCCTGGATGTCTTGATGAAAGAAATCCTGCATCCTGAGAGCCAGTCTCCTAATGGAGTGAAGTTCCACTTCATTGATATTTATCTGGATGAACTATCCAAAGTGGGAGGGAAAGAG CTTTTGGCAGATCAGAATCTCCAATTTATTGATCCATTCTGCAAAATTGCTGCCAAAACTAAGGA CCAGACATTGGTACAGACTATAGCTAGGGGTGTGCTGGAAGTCATCGTAGACCAGTCTCCTTTCGGACCGGAAGAGACCCTCGAGGAACAGAAAGCCCAAGGGGAGGAGAACGAGTTCTCCGAAGATGAGATGCCTGAAAACGAGGTGGCATGGAGAAAACCAGTCAGTAAAAAGAAGCCTG CACTGGGCAAGCAGCACTGCAGAGAGGACGGGGTCCACGGCGACGGGGAGAGAGGCGGTGGGCGCCTGGAGGACGCTGGGCCCCTGCTCCAG TTCGACTACAAGGCTGTTGCGGACCGGCTCCTGGAGATCACCAACAGGAAAAACATCCCACCCTTCAACAGGAAGCGtctctccaaactcatcaaaaa GTTCCAGGATCTTTCTGAAG CAGGCAGTATATCTCAGCTCAGTTTTGCCGAGGACATTTCTGCTGATGAAGAGGAGCAAACCCTCAACCGAGGAAGacacaagaaaaaaggaaataaacttttaGAGAAAACCGagctggaaaaagagagag GAAACAAGTTCTTTCTTactgaggaagaggagggtgaAGCCAGTgttcagaagaggaaaaggaagaagaagaagaagaaccaccTCCAGCCTGAACATTTAGGGTCGAGCGCTGAAGCCATGCCCCCAGAACAGAATGGAGGTGGCGAGCCAGAGGCCGGTGCGAGCAGAGCCCCGAGGACGCCAGCAGCAGAGCCCAGGCCGGCAgccaccccaggcccccaggaacAGGGCGGCGCGGGGCCCCCCACAGCCCACAGCAGGAAGAAACGGCCCAAGAAGAAGAGCTCCAGGGTCCAGGCCGGGAGCACGGAGTCCACAGCACTGCCGCCCCTGGAGGACGCGGCTCCTGGCGGCCCCTGCAGCGCCCGTGCTCAGGACCTGGCTCCGCGAGCCACCCCCGCCGGCGGGGCCCCGGTCCCGAAGAGGAAGCGGAAACTCGGAGCCCTCCCGGTCAACGGCAGCGGTCCCCCCGCACTGGCCTGGCCCCCGCCTCCGGGCGGGAGGCTGAAGAGAAAGAAGGCGGAGCACGGCAGCCCCGACGTGCACAGCCCGTCCAGTCAGAAAACTGCCATcttgaaaaagaggaagaaggtgaaGGAGACGTCTGACTTGGCAGCACGTGGCGCGGTGTTGGAGTCCGAGGCCACGCTCAGGCAGGCTCTG GGAGACGGGGGCGCCTTAAGCCCCTCGAAGAAGCAGCAGCTGAGGACGGAGAACGACTTTGTGAGGTTCGACACTGCCTTCTTACCAAAGCCGCTGTTCTTCAGAAAAGCCAAGAGCAGCGCCACTGCCACTTCTGCACACCCTGCCCTGCAG CGAGACAAGATGCCGTCCAGCTCCAAGAAGGTCACTTTCGGGCTGAACAGAAACATGACCGCGG AATTCAAGAAGACAGACAAGAGTATCCTGGTCAGTCCCACGGGCCCCTCCCGAGTGGCCTTCAACCCTGAGCAGAGGCCCCTCCACGGAGTGCTAAAGACGCCCACGAGCTCACCCACCAGCACCCCCCTGGGGACCAAGAAGCTGCTGACCACCACGCCAAAGAGAAGGCCAACCGCTATGGACTTCTTCTAG
- the RRP1B gene encoding ribosomal RNA processing protein 1 homolog B isoform X1, with protein sequence MAPAMQPAELQFAQRLASHEKGIRDRAVKKLRQYISVKTQRETGGFSQEELLKIWKGLFYCMWVQDEPLLQEELANTISQLVHVVNNSEAQHLFIQTFWQTMNREWKGIDRLRLGKYYMLIRLVLRQSFEVLKRHGWEESTRTDVTVFFGGRGKSWHAAVNRTACVVFFSRIKLFLDVLMKEILHPESQSPNGVKFHFIDIYLDELSKVGGKELLADQNLQFIDPFCKIAAKTKDQTLVQTIARGVLEVIVDQSPFGPEETLEEQKAQGEENEFSEDEMPENEVAWRKPVSKKKPALGKQHCREDGVHGDGERGGGRLEDAGPLLQFDYKAVADRLLEITNRKNIPPFNRKRLSKLIKKFQDLSEAGSISQLSFAEDISADEEEQTLNRGRHKKKGNKLLEKTELEKERGNKFFLTEEEEGEASVQKRKRKKKKKNHLQPEHLGSSAEAMPPEQNGGGEPEAGASRAPRTPAAEPRPAATPGPQEQGGAGPPTAHSRKKRPKKKSSRVQAGSTESTALPPLEDAAPGGPCSARAQDLAPRATPAGGAPVPKRKRKLGALPVNGSGPPALAWPPPPGGRLKRKKAEHGSPDVHSPSSQKTAILKKRKKVKETSDLAARGAVLESEATLRQALGDGGALSPSKKQQLRTENDFVRFDTAFLPKPLFFRKAKSSATATSAHPALQRDKMPSSSKKVTFGLNRNMTAEFKKTDKSILVSPTGPSRVAFNPEQRPLHGVLKTPTSSPTSTPLGTKKLLTTTPKRRPTAMDFF encoded by the exons GAGGTTTCAGTCAAGAAGAACTTCTAAAAATATGGAAAGGGCTCTTCTACTGCATGTGGGTGCAGGACGAACCCCTCCTACAG GAGGAGCTAGCGAACACTATTTCCCAACTCGTCCACGTTGTTAACAACTCAGAGGCCC AACACCTGTTCATTCAAACCTTTTGGCAAACAATGAATCGAGAGTGGAAGGGGATAGACCGGCTGCGCCTGGGCAAATATTATATG CTGATCCGCCTGGTCCTGAGGCAGTCCTTTGAAGTTCTCAAGCGACATGGCTGGGAAGAAAG CACAAGAACAGACGTGACTGTTTTCtttgggggaagagggaagagctgGCATGCTGCAGTTAATAGGACCGCGTGTGTTGTTTTCTTCAGCCGAATCAAGCTCTTCCTGGATGTCTTGATGAAAGAAATCCTGCATCCTGAGAGCCAGTCTCCTAATGGAGTGAAGTTCCACTTCATTGATATTTATCTGGATGAACTATCCAAAGTGGGAGGGAAAGAG CTTTTGGCAGATCAGAATCTCCAATTTATTGATCCATTCTGCAAAATTGCTGCCAAAACTAAGGA CCAGACATTGGTACAGACTATAGCTAGGGGTGTGCTGGAAGTCATCGTAGACCAGTCTCCTTTCGGACCGGAAGAGACCCTCGAGGAACAGAAAGCCCAAGGGGAGGAGAACGAGTTCTCCGAAGATGAGATGCCTGAAAACGAGGTGGCATGGAGAAAACCAGTCAGTAAAAAGAAGCCTG CACTGGGCAAGCAGCACTGCAGAGAGGACGGGGTCCACGGCGACGGGGAGAGAGGCGGTGGGCGCCTGGAGGACGCTGGGCCCCTGCTCCAG TTCGACTACAAGGCTGTTGCGGACCGGCTCCTGGAGATCACCAACAGGAAAAACATCCCACCCTTCAACAGGAAGCGtctctccaaactcatcaaaaa GTTCCAGGATCTTTCTGAAG CAGGCAGTATATCTCAGCTCAGTTTTGCCGAGGACATTTCTGCTGATGAAGAGGAGCAAACCCTCAACCGAGGAAGacacaagaaaaaaggaaataaacttttaGAGAAAACCGagctggaaaaagagagag GAAACAAGTTCTTTCTTactgaggaagaggagggtgaAGCCAGTgttcagaagaggaaaaggaagaagaagaagaagaaccaccTCCAGCCTGAACATTTAGGGTCGAGCGCTGAAGCCATGCCCCCAGAACAGAATGGAGGTGGCGAGCCAGAGGCCGGTGCGAGCAGAGCCCCGAGGACGCCAGCAGCAGAGCCCAGGCCGGCAgccaccccaggcccccaggaacAGGGCGGCGCGGGGCCCCCCACAGCCCACAGCAGGAAGAAACGGCCCAAGAAGAAGAGCTCCAGGGTCCAGGCCGGGAGCACGGAGTCCACAGCACTGCCGCCCCTGGAGGACGCGGCTCCTGGCGGCCCCTGCAGCGCCCGTGCTCAGGACCTGGCTCCGCGAGCCACCCCCGCCGGCGGGGCCCCGGTCCCGAAGAGGAAGCGGAAACTCGGAGCCCTCCCGGTCAACGGCAGCGGTCCCCCCGCACTGGCCTGGCCCCCGCCTCCGGGCGGGAGGCTGAAGAGAAAGAAGGCGGAGCACGGCAGCCCCGACGTGCACAGCCCGTCCAGTCAGAAAACTGCCATcttgaaaaagaggaagaaggtgaaGGAGACGTCTGACTTGGCAGCACGTGGCGCGGTGTTGGAGTCCGAGGCCACGCTCAGGCAGGCTCTG GGAGACGGGGGCGCCTTAAGCCCCTCGAAGAAGCAGCAGCTGAGGACGGAGAACGACTTTGTGAGGTTCGACACTGCCTTCTTACCAAAGCCGCTGTTCTTCAGAAAAGCCAAGAGCAGCGCCACTGCCACTTCTGCACACCCTGCCCTGCAG CGAGACAAGATGCCGTCCAGCTCCAAGAAGGTCACTTTCGGGCTGAACAGAAACATGACCGCGG AATTCAAGAAGACAGACAAGAGTATCCTGGTCAGTCCCACGGGCCCCTCCCGAGTGGCCTTCAACCCTGAGCAGAGGCCCCTCCACGGAGTGCTAAAGACGCCCACGAGCTCACCCACCAGCACCCCCCTGGGGACCAAGAAGCTGCTGACCACCACGCCAAAGAGAAGGCCAACCGCTATGGACTTCTTCTAG
- the RRP1B gene encoding ribosomal RNA processing protein 1 homolog B isoform X4, which produces MAPAMQPAELQFAQRLASHEKGIRDRAVKKLRQYISVKTQRETGGFSQEELLKIWKGLFYCMWVQDEPLLQEELANTISQLVHVVNNSEAQHLFIQTFWQTMNREWKGIDRLRLGKYYMLIRLVLRQSFEVLKRHGWEESTRTDVTVFFGGRGKSWHAAVNRTACVVFFSRIKLFLDVLMKEILHPESQSPNGVKFHFIDIYLDELSKVGGKELLADQNLQFIDPFCKIAAKTKDQTLVQTIARGVLEVIVDQSPFGPEETLEEQKAQGEENEFSEDEMPENEVAWRKPVSKKKPALGKQHCREDGVHGDGERGGGRLEDAGPLLQFDYKAVADRLLEITNRKNIPPFNRKRLSKLIKKFQDLSEAGSISQLSFAEDISADEEEQTLNRGRHKKKGNKLLEKTELEKERGNKFFLTEEEEGEASVQKRKRKKKKKNHLQPEHLGSSAEAMPPEQNGGGEPEAGASRAPRTPAAEPRPAATPGPQEQGGAGPPTAHSRKKRPKKKSSRVQAGSTESTALPPLEDAAPGGPCSARAQDLAPRATPAGGAPVPKRKRKLGALPVNGSGPPALAWPPPPGGRLKRKKAEHGSPDVHSPSSQKTAILKKRKKVKETSDLAARGAVLESEATLRQALGDGGALSPSKKQQLRTENDFVRFDTAFLPKPLFFRKAKSSATATSAHPALQRDKMPSSSKKVTFGLNRNMTAG; this is translated from the exons GAGGTTTCAGTCAAGAAGAACTTCTAAAAATATGGAAAGGGCTCTTCTACTGCATGTGGGTGCAGGACGAACCCCTCCTACAG GAGGAGCTAGCGAACACTATTTCCCAACTCGTCCACGTTGTTAACAACTCAGAGGCCC AACACCTGTTCATTCAAACCTTTTGGCAAACAATGAATCGAGAGTGGAAGGGGATAGACCGGCTGCGCCTGGGCAAATATTATATG CTGATCCGCCTGGTCCTGAGGCAGTCCTTTGAAGTTCTCAAGCGACATGGCTGGGAAGAAAG CACAAGAACAGACGTGACTGTTTTCtttgggggaagagggaagagctgGCATGCTGCAGTTAATAGGACCGCGTGTGTTGTTTTCTTCAGCCGAATCAAGCTCTTCCTGGATGTCTTGATGAAAGAAATCCTGCATCCTGAGAGCCAGTCTCCTAATGGAGTGAAGTTCCACTTCATTGATATTTATCTGGATGAACTATCCAAAGTGGGAGGGAAAGAG CTTTTGGCAGATCAGAATCTCCAATTTATTGATCCATTCTGCAAAATTGCTGCCAAAACTAAGGA CCAGACATTGGTACAGACTATAGCTAGGGGTGTGCTGGAAGTCATCGTAGACCAGTCTCCTTTCGGACCGGAAGAGACCCTCGAGGAACAGAAAGCCCAAGGGGAGGAGAACGAGTTCTCCGAAGATGAGATGCCTGAAAACGAGGTGGCATGGAGAAAACCAGTCAGTAAAAAGAAGCCTG CACTGGGCAAGCAGCACTGCAGAGAGGACGGGGTCCACGGCGACGGGGAGAGAGGCGGTGGGCGCCTGGAGGACGCTGGGCCCCTGCTCCAG TTCGACTACAAGGCTGTTGCGGACCGGCTCCTGGAGATCACCAACAGGAAAAACATCCCACCCTTCAACAGGAAGCGtctctccaaactcatcaaaaa GTTCCAGGATCTTTCTGAAG CAGGCAGTATATCTCAGCTCAGTTTTGCCGAGGACATTTCTGCTGATGAAGAGGAGCAAACCCTCAACCGAGGAAGacacaagaaaaaaggaaataaacttttaGAGAAAACCGagctggaaaaagagagag GAAACAAGTTCTTTCTTactgaggaagaggagggtgaAGCCAGTgttcagaagaggaaaaggaagaagaagaagaagaaccaccTCCAGCCTGAACATTTAGGGTCGAGCGCTGAAGCCATGCCCCCAGAACAGAATGGAGGTGGCGAGCCAGAGGCCGGTGCGAGCAGAGCCCCGAGGACGCCAGCAGCAGAGCCCAGGCCGGCAgccaccccaggcccccaggaacAGGGCGGCGCGGGGCCCCCCACAGCCCACAGCAGGAAGAAACGGCCCAAGAAGAAGAGCTCCAGGGTCCAGGCCGGGAGCACGGAGTCCACAGCACTGCCGCCCCTGGAGGACGCGGCTCCTGGCGGCCCCTGCAGCGCCCGTGCTCAGGACCTGGCTCCGCGAGCCACCCCCGCCGGCGGGGCCCCGGTCCCGAAGAGGAAGCGGAAACTCGGAGCCCTCCCGGTCAACGGCAGCGGTCCCCCCGCACTGGCCTGGCCCCCGCCTCCGGGCGGGAGGCTGAAGAGAAAGAAGGCGGAGCACGGCAGCCCCGACGTGCACAGCCCGTCCAGTCAGAAAACTGCCATcttgaaaaagaggaagaaggtgaaGGAGACGTCTGACTTGGCAGCACGTGGCGCGGTGTTGGAGTCCGAGGCCACGCTCAGGCAGGCTCTG GGAGACGGGGGCGCCTTAAGCCCCTCGAAGAAGCAGCAGCTGAGGACGGAGAACGACTTTGTGAGGTTCGACACTGCCTTCTTACCAAAGCCGCTGTTCTTCAGAAAAGCCAAGAGCAGCGCCACTGCCACTTCTGCACACCCTGCCCTGCAG CGAGACAAGATGCCGTCCAGCTCCAAGAAGGTCACTTTCGGGCTGAACAGAAACATGACCGCGG GATAG